One Calditrichota bacterium genomic window carries:
- a CDS encoding TRAP transporter large permease subunit, translated as MNHPGGLALFAIMLGVFFAGLFWRRLPIGVALLVAAAVGLPVSGMGIPLRHLVEGAFTYFDPMMIIFSAMFFMKVIEADGSLRRLAVWFLSTFGRSPALLVVVMTLFIMFPAMLTGISTTSVLTTGALMAPPLIASGLSRTKTAALIGFVSVMGMLAPPINLLAMVIGQGVDMPYIGFAWPLLTISLPPALAGTILMGYKALKKADIASAVNALPGDSKRKTRLPFLPLGLVLGLMIAIRLMPGQIPDVGIPTIFMAGIIAALMLNGFAGVGRSLYDSLRMSLPVLGLLAGVGAFLQVMTLTGARGELVVAVLGLPAGLKYAGLAVALPFFGGISAFASSMVFGVPFLLSFLGSGSEIVICAGLTVLAGLGDLLPPGAINARFAVQVAGADRLTDVIRTLAPYLLTTALLALAAIHWSGHLNWLVSR; from the coding sequence GTGAATCATCCGGGCGGCCTCGCACTTTTCGCGATCATGTTGGGGGTCTTCTTCGCCGGTCTCTTCTGGCGACGTTTGCCCATCGGAGTTGCGCTTCTTGTCGCTGCCGCTGTCGGGCTTCCCGTTTCGGGGATGGGGATCCCGCTTCGGCACCTTGTCGAAGGTGCGTTTACCTACTTCGATCCGATGATGATCATCTTCAGTGCAATGTTCTTTATGAAGGTGATCGAGGCGGACGGTTCGCTACGGCGGTTGGCAGTCTGGTTTCTCAGCACCTTTGGGCGCAGTCCGGCGCTTTTGGTGGTAGTGATGACGCTCTTTATAATGTTCCCGGCGATGCTGACCGGCATCTCGACGACGTCGGTGCTCACCACCGGTGCACTGATGGCACCGCCCTTGATCGCCTCGGGCTTATCGCGGACCAAGACCGCGGCGCTGATTGGATTCGTCAGCGTTATGGGCATGCTGGCTCCGCCGATCAACCTCCTGGCGATGGTGATCGGTCAGGGCGTCGATATGCCCTACATAGGGTTTGCATGGCCGTTGCTGACTATTTCGCTGCCACCGGCGCTTGCCGGGACGATCCTAATGGGTTATAAAGCCTTGAAAAAGGCGGACATCGCCTCCGCGGTGAATGCTCTTCCCGGGGATAGCAAGAGGAAGACCCGGCTCCCGTTTCTGCCGTTGGGGCTGGTGCTCGGCCTTATGATAGCCATACGGTTGATGCCGGGGCAAATCCCCGATGTTGGCATTCCGACTATCTTTATGGCTGGCATTATCGCAGCCCTGATGTTGAACGGATTCGCGGGCGTCGGCCGATCCCTCTATGACTCACTGCGAATGAGTCTGCCGGTACTCGGACTCCTTGCCGGTGTCGGTGCCTTCCTGCAGGTGATGACTCTGACCGGTGCTCGCGGCGAATTGGTAGTCGCCGTGCTGGGGCTGCCGGCAGGTCTTAAGTATGCAGGGTTGGCGGTTGCGCTGCCCTTCTTCGGAGGGATATCGGCCTTTGCCTCTTCGATGGTCTTCGGGGTGCCGTTTCTGCTCTCGTTTCTGGGCAGCGGCAGTGAGATCGTCATTTGTGCCGGCCTGACGGTCCTTGCCGGACTGGGCGACCTTTTGCCCCCCGGCGCAATCAACGCTCGTTTTGCGGTCCAGGTCGCCGGTGCCGACCGGCTAACCGACGTCATTCGGACACTTGCACCTTATCTTCTAACCACGGCCTTGCTTGCACTGGCTGCGATTCACTGGTCCGGGCACCTGAACTGGCTGGTGAGCAGATAG